tgtcaaaaagaacatatatgatcaaaacttataatgaaattattacgattttatatttaattataataaaatctcgatgaaatttaaatttagacattataatttttaaacctTCCATTTCAAAACTTCATTTAATTCTTATCTAAACTTTTCAttaatatattcttaaaattttcataaattaagctaaatcataaacatttttacttagattaaaatcaaaatatgatGTCAATTGACactttgttttaataaaagtttttatttatcaCATGATCtatcaataatattttgagCTACTAAACTTATTCGAATAATAAAGTTCATAAAAAATTGCGTAAAAACCGAATGATTTTTATCATCACAAAAATAGGAAAGAGGTAAACAACATATAACTTGAACCGACTTATGAtaccaaaaacaataattttatcatatcaatcatgactcaaaataattaattaatttaggtcgACAGTTTTAAACCGCAAAAGAATTACTCttcataaatcataaaacataaatcataaatcataaaagataaaagatagAAGATATGTTGTTTAAAAAAATCTCCAGTTTTGTGAGAGAGAAGAAATAAACTATTATTCTATCAAATCCAATATCCAAAGATTACACTAGATCTTATAggtgaaaaagggaaaaaaaattaggtttccCATTGCATATAAACATTGATTTTCTAGGGTTCTAACAAAATATGCAGCATATTTAACTTCAAAACTGAGAAAGCTGGATCTTATGCTAAAAGACCATTGATATAACACAAATCATGAGTGGTGAACAAAGCCAAAAGCCATTGATTGAAGGTCATCAACATCCTGGAAATTACTCCATTGTTCTTCAAAGGAAGCCATGGAACAAGGAACAGCCTCCCCAAAAGCATTAAACGAAGATCGATCCTCACCTGATGATGATGAAATCACCGATGAACTTTCATAATTCACCAACGAATTCGGATCCAAAAACCCATTCTCAGAGAGATTCGGGTTCAAGTTGGGTGTTGCCATGGTTGAGTTATTATGAAACCAGCTTTGAAGAAGAACATTATTAGGGTTTCCAGAACCAGAGGTGCCATTAATAAAAGTAGAAGAAGCTGCTTGTTCTTTGAGACAAGCAAGTTGTGCCTGCAGATTCACAACCTGTAAGggaccaaaatttcaaattagggTTTCGAATCATCAATTCACATCAAACAAAACAAAGGGTCGAAGTCAAAACCTGCTGTTGAAGAGCAAATATATGAGAAACGCAGCCATAGATGGGATCTTGTAACCTAGCTTCAGCTTCATATGAGATAGTAACAGCAGCTTCACAACGTTCATTTACAGGGAGATGAGTGAGTAGTTTTGAAACATTGCTTGCACCAAAGACTTTATGAATGGCTGCAAAATGGGTAGCACCTTGTTCATGGCTAAAATAAGGTGCAAAAACACAGCCTTTAACGCATCTTCTTCTTAAGAACTTACAAGCACCACAAGGGGAACCAGCACCAGTCATTTTTTTGATTAATCCTTTGGGTGTTTTTAGtagttttatttagtttttgtaATCGGGGGTGGATTTATAAACACTAGAGGAAGATGGAGGTggaacatttaataataatttgttaCTTACTATTGGTCTCCTTATTGGGTTAcagatttcatattttcataattatttattattcttttttacttttcaaaaaacCTTTTCGCATTGCATAtactattgtattgtattgtaatgtatttattattctCTCAAATCATATTCCATTTTGTATCTTTTCATCCTCATACCACATAAACAAAGCTATTTTCTGATAATCCGtttgattattaattattgtgaagtttatatataaagtaGTTAGTTCTGTGTCGTGTATTTTCgattaatgtaattttagatgttttaattattgattCGAGTATTGAACGAAACTGTATTGTGGGTCAACCCTACTATACTAGTACCAATAGGCAGCATAGAGAAAGAAGCACTACGCCATCAAATAGAGTGAcgattaaaatgaatattgattTACTGAGTATAAATCATgaatcaaaaatgaaaaatcataaaagatggAAAAAGTGCTCAGCTCTAATCATTGTATTATATTGACAATTCCAAAAAACTGCTCATACTATGAGCATAGTACAGTCGCGGTCAGGCAAGTATATGCTCCTATCATCTAGTGGTTCAAGACATCTCTCTTTCAAGGAGGCAACGAGAATTTGAATTCCCTTAAGAGTAGGATACTACGAAAGGAAGTTGATCATGAATTATCAATACATCTAGAGTCGATTCTTCGTAGGaagtttatttataaaatataatactgAAGGCGTAATCTTTAAACTTGAGTATATATGCATCCCAAATACAAATAGTAccacaatattaaaaaaaaaacctagggATTCGGATTTCAAGAGTTGGATAATTATATATAGTTGTGAAAGCATAACAAGGTCAAAATTCCTTACACAAATCTTAGTTTTATATAAAGGCATTTGGCAGTTTAACTGAACCTTGCTAACATGTGGAGCAgtgataaattttgaaacatataTGATGATTTCGCTGTTGATTTGAAGGTCTGAAATATTGCAGAGCATGCGTGGCTCATTATTataaggtaaaaataaaaataaaaggaatttgTGCAGTCAAGAGGGTAGCTGAACCTTCATGAAGCtgataatataaatataggaccatatattattattaacagTCTAATATTTGATTGGgagattataaatatatataatcacacTCCTTTCATCTAccccaaaattaattaataatcatGAATACTTGGTATGAAATTTGTCTCATTTTGCAAGATTTTATGAGGTCCCCTGCCCTATTGTATTGCTATTCAAAGATATGGTTGCAATCTATTAGGGTTGAAATAGTGGTCCCAATTCCTTAATTTGCTATATTTGATCCACCTGAAAGTGcaactttgaaaagaaaaagtaaataaaatcccCCCAATCACCAAGTTGGGTAAGTTGAAAGTTGGGTTGATTTAGGATTAAGTTAACTTCTATCAAGTtattttcgattttaaaatttttaagttgttaTTTAGGTCGTTTGAATTTATGATtcgaattttcaaatttaaaatactatgaATTAGATGTGTTGAAATTGTTAACCGTTTATGATTAGGGCTCCTTTGAATATTCCGGTAGTTCATTGAAACGCACTTACATCTATATATATTAGGCAAAGCACTAGTCTTGTGAGTTAAGGCTAGTTTAGTATTATTGTTGAGAAGTATTCCTAAACTGGCTCTGAAGTGTTTAGTATTGCTGTAGAAAAGttcttttaaaaagataaaatatatattttagtcatgatgatgttaaggaaaaaaatgtatttaaatgatactaaaatttgttaatgttattatatatgaaatacatcaaattagattataataaaatattaaaaaaatattataacttattattaataatttaatacatgaattagaaaagttaaatatatttaaaataaatgttattatatattaaatacatcaaattagatTTTGGTTGGTGTGTAGTAATAAAAAATACCGTTGGCATGTTTAAAAGAAGGTGAAAAAGTAATTCAGTACTCAAAAGTGATCTTGGTTGCAATAAAAGCTCGAATTTTTTGTTTCTGCGTCTGACCAATTTTTGGCGTTTGAAAATCACTTTTTCTCTCGAAAGCATCTTGTTTAGGAATGTTTTCTTAAtctcaaaagtgtttttttatctcaaaaatACTTCTTAGCATTACTAAACTAACCCTAgatgtcaaaattttgactGCAGTCCATTGAGTACTTCATAACCCTAGTAAGAAgactaattattcttttaccCCATTCATTTATTCTtgtactatttaatttattttttttgtatagatataatttaagtattaattaatataatataaatttattatattatattatgatgagtataaatattatatgaataCTTTTTAacgatttttttaatataaatataactttaattatttttaattataatttaccacaattataattataattataattataatttttttattaatttaaatataattttgttattaatttattatatatattaccaaCAAATGTTGGATACACTAGTAAGGCATATTGCACTTCCAAGGGAGAACGCATATTCGAACATTGGAGATGACATTGCAGACATAGAGGATACCTCGattataccaaaaaaatatatacattttttatttaatgtccttaatagtcattttttatttccaCCTCATTTCCAAACGCACTCCCACCACTGATTTTAATCTCATTGCTATAGTATACAATCTCACTGTCATCgttgtttttaacctcaccaaAGACAATCTTATCGATAATTCAAAAGAAGCCTAAATtgcattaaatttattttgagtaCAATTCAAGTTTAAGTCAAAACCGATAATCTAACATATTTTCTTAAACAAACAAATCAGCAATGATAAATTTTGCTAACCCTAAAAAACCTTCCGACTTTCAAAAATCCCCTTCCTTTGAGGAAAGCTACTTGTTGCCGGTGGCATGTCTCCTCCCTCCCACTCTCTATTTCTTTCTCCTCTTTAAATGAATAACCACCTGCCTTTGTTTTGTGGGCGGTCCCCGTTTTCCTAAGAGCGGCTTTATTGGTGTCATCCACAAAGGTTGCAAATTTGATGATGTCTTTAGTGTGTTCTTCGATTTCTCAGTATTGTGGTCTATCCAATGTTGGCCTGAGCCCTTTGGCTTTCTATTCCGCCCTTTGATCCAGGAGATTTGAGGAGGAGATGTTAGCCCTGACAGTTGACttgatcatgggtcgggccgaTACAGAATTTTAGGCCTTAATCGAacaatgggcctaaaattttacccaaacccaacccatattaaaaatgttaaatctcGAGCCTAGCCCAACCTTGCCTGATGGCTATCATAGTTGGTCTACCAAGGGCGTAACTCAACCTTTACCCCTTCATTGTTTTGGCATTCTTCCCGGCGCCAAAGCAATTCCGGAGTCGTCTTTAGGCTTTCAATGATTTAGCCTCACTTGGAGATGCCAATGTCGGGACTAGTTGTAGTGGCCACTCATCGGACCTTAGGGTCCTCTCTTCCTCCTCCTTGCTTGGCAGTGACGGTCGTTTGGGATACTAGGGTTTTCTGTGGGTGTTTTTGGGCCTTGCTATGGGCTTTCTATTGTAATATGTTGGACTTTAGGCCCTTCTCTATGTAACCGGTTTTTTTATTGGTTGTAATTTCTGCTGAGATTATCAATGTTTTCTgaaatcctatatattccttTTCTTTGTACTAACGTTAGAATAAATGAAATCCTcgtttgaaaaaaatcaataatagtaattaaataaagatCTTTCTTggcaaaataaaaatcaaaattaaaaggtagCCCTATGATTAGATATTATTAATCATAGtgattaagaaaattatatataaaatattgtaaacaTTAGACATTAAATAGTGGATTACTAGTTAATACCAGATCAAAGTACAGATAATCAAAGTGCATAAAagggatcaaattataaagaaaatatatattgcaGACAAAAGCACCAAATATATTCCAAAACTGAATGAAAACAAACACTTGAATGAGGAAGaagatattaatatttatttgggGGAAAGGAGATTAATTTATACTTAATAGTATTAATTTGATTGGTTCAAGTATAGCAGGTAGGTCAGGGGTTGTCGAGCAATAcagtatatttataataattaactactcttttattatatataggttaaatttgctattagtCTATGTATTATGCACAAGTTATAGTTTAGTCACTGTAAATTTCTCAATCTTAGGctctatattttcaaattttaaaattttaatcttgaccCAAACAATAGTAGTTAAATATGTTAGGTCAGATTTTGTTATTAAACGAGTTGTAAACTTAGTCCATGTCCTCCAATCGATCATTTTAATCctgtactttttaaaatttaaaattttaattataactcaaacGAGTAACCATCAATTCATTaactaaaattacatttctTGTTTTTAGTATCACGTGGAAAACGTGAGTCGCTATTGCATAACACATgtgatataatatatttttgcataagattttggaaatagtaaaatttaacttaatgaatttagcAGCTACTATTtggttttagaatttaaattttaaacttttgaaaaatacaaagattaaaataaaaataatcaaattaaagtataaagactaaatctataacttaaACATAATACAAGTACTAATAGCAAATTTTATCACATATATAGTATAAACCTTGTTTCAATCACACTTTCTCTTGTCAATACTCGTAGCTAGGCAGCCACTAACATGTTGTAGACATTGCCCCACCCACAATCCAACCCCCAATCATAACCATAATGGCATCCCAATTTCACCTAATTtaagatttgtttttttataaatattttatataaaagtttaacattttaagtataaattttaatattattcatgaCTCGAGTTTTTATATATGTTGATACAAAGTACAAGAAGGAGGAAAATAATGAGGAGATTGTGGTGGTGCTAAAGAGGCCGATTCACTTTAACAAACAGAGAGTTGAAAAAGACAAGAGAGCAGGTAGAAGGATGATGAAGTTGGATTATTGAGAATGAGTACTCAAGGTTACTCGAAGGGCCAAAAGatttttttctcattgtttGGGAGGGTATTTATAGGAAAGCTCCTCTTGTCTACTAATATAATGTGGTAGGTTGTTACAGATGAAGTTGTTATCATGAAGTACGTGAAGGGTGTGCCTAGTGGAGTCCATTTTGTTATTCATTTACGCAGTACAAGGTTGTTATGCATAAGTGAGTCTCATTAGTTGCTGAAGAGTATGTCTACACTTGGGGAGCATTCGCACTGAAAAGTAAGTTTTTAAGCCATGATGTGCAGGTATCTAAACAGAAGGAGGAAAGTGCCTCTCATATTAGCGGATGGTTTGTAGTAGGCTGAGAGTGAAGTCGATCGAAGACAATCCAGACGAATGGGAGGGTGTGGGTCACTTTCTATTGTCCACGTGGAGTTTTCCGAAAATTTTGCATATATGACCCGAGTGgtaattataacaaaattaaattggtGCGAGCTCAAttcaacttaaataataaaaaatattttttgaatattagTAAATATTGCAAAATGTTATTAATATATCTACTTATAACTATATCAATTCATAAGAAAGGATTATATGCAACTGTGATTCCATGTCATCCTTAACCATTTCCAATGAGAGGATGACAAATAAGATTTTTCCTCctgatttttagcatttttagttggatttgaattttttcaggGGGAAAGATCTGATTTGTCATCCTCTCATTAGAAAGGGATAAGGATGATGTaaaatcacagtttcatacaatctcTTCTCATCAATTCATACCTCTATATATACTGTTAGAAAAATAACatggagattttttttttcatttgcaactcaattacaaacaaaatatttcttttacaaaatcataaaaattttaaaattattaactccagataaaataaatattaactctgttaaatttttattttttatttttataaatacaaaaggctaatttaatttattcaataaaaattaatttcaactaattcTATAACAAAGAGTCCTCTTTTTTATGCATCATTGTTTTTGTAGCCTTTTATCTGGAAGCCTTTAATAATTAACCAATT
The Gossypium raimondii isolate GPD5lz chromosome 8, ASM2569854v1, whole genome shotgun sequence DNA segment above includes these coding regions:
- the LOC105792298 gene encoding LOB domain-containing protein 29, with product MTGAGSPCGACKFLRRRCVKGCVFAPYFSHEQGATHFAAIHKVFGASNVSKLLTHLPVNERCEAAVTISYEAEARLQDPIYGCVSHIFALQQQVVNLQAQLACLKEQAASSTFINGTSGSGNPNNVLLQSWFHNNSTMATPNLNPNLSENGFLDPNSLVNYESSSVISSSSGEDRSSFNAFGEAVPCSMASFEEQWSNFQDVDDLQSMAFGFVHHS